One Mixta gaviniae genomic window carries:
- the tesA gene encoding multifunctional acyl-CoA thioesterase I/protease I/lysophospholipase L1: protein MMNFNNVFRWHYPFLLLLLLLARVASADTLLVLGDSLSAGYRMSAGEAWPARLDKKWQQQPQVVNGSISGDTAAQGLARLPALLQQHKPRWVLIELGGNDGLRGFPPQNIEQDLRKIITAVQAANAEPLLMQIRLPANYGRRYTEAFSNIYPKLAQQYKVPLVPFFMEQVYLQPRWMQQDGIHPAPDAQDFITELMDKALTPLVKHES, encoded by the coding sequence ATGATGAACTTCAACAATGTTTTCCGCTGGCATTATCCCTTCCTGTTGTTGTTACTGTTGCTGGCACGCGTTGCGTCGGCCGATACCCTGCTGGTGCTGGGCGACAGCCTGAGCGCCGGCTATCGCATGTCTGCCGGCGAAGCGTGGCCCGCGCGGCTGGATAAAAAGTGGCAGCAGCAGCCACAGGTGGTGAACGGCAGCATCAGCGGCGATACCGCGGCGCAGGGCCTGGCGCGCCTGCCGGCGCTGCTACAGCAGCATAAGCCGCGCTGGGTTTTGATCGAGCTGGGCGGTAATGATGGGCTGCGCGGCTTCCCGCCGCAAAATATTGAACAGGATTTGCGCAAAATCATCACGGCGGTGCAGGCCGCCAATGCCGAACCGCTGCTGATGCAGATTCGTCTGCCGGCGAACTATGGCCGCCGCTATACCGAAGCCTTCAGTAATATCTATCCCAAACTGGCGCAGCAGTACAAGGTGCCGCTGGTGCCCTTTTTTATGGAGCAGGTCTATCTTCAGCCCCGCTGGATGCAGCAGGACGGCATTCATCCGGCGCCCGATGCGCAAGATTTTATTACCGAGCTGATGGATAAGGCGCTGACGCCTTTAGTTAAACATGAGTCCTGA
- the ybbA gene encoding putative ABC transporter ATP-binding protein YbbA: MPAENIVEVHHLTKSVGEGEHQLFILTGVDLVVKPGESIALIGESGSGKSTLLGILAGLDDGSSGEVRLCGQSLPQMNEEQRAALRARHVGFVFQSFMLVPTLSALENVQLPALLRGESDRQSREQAQTLLAQLGLGKRLHHLPTQLSGGEQQRVALARAFSGRPDVLFADEPTGNLDRQTGDRIADLLFSMNRDSATTLILVTHDAQLAARCDRRLRVRDGKLWEEA, encoded by the coding sequence ATGCCAGCGGAAAACATTGTTGAAGTTCATCATCTTACTAAATCCGTCGGTGAAGGGGAGCATCAGTTGTTCATCCTTACCGGAGTTGACCTGGTTGTCAAACCGGGGGAGAGCATTGCCCTGATTGGCGAGTCCGGATCCGGTAAATCGACGCTGCTGGGCATTCTGGCCGGGCTGGATGACGGCAGCAGCGGCGAAGTGCGGCTCTGCGGCCAGTCGCTGCCGCAGATGAATGAGGAGCAGCGCGCCGCGCTGCGCGCGCGCCATGTCGGTTTTGTCTTTCAGTCTTTTATGCTGGTGCCGACGCTGAGCGCGCTGGAGAACGTGCAGCTGCCGGCGCTGCTGCGCGGCGAATCGGACCGGCAGAGCCGCGAGCAGGCGCAAACCCTGCTGGCGCAGCTCGGGCTCGGCAAACGGCTCCACCACCTGCCGACGCAGCTCTCCGGCGGCGAGCAGCAGCGCGTGGCGCTGGCGCGCGCCTTCAGCGGCCGTCCCGACGTGCTGTTCGCCGATGAGCCGACCGGCAACCTCGATCGTCAAACCGGCGACCGCATCGCCGATCTGCTGTTTTCGATGAACCGCGACAGCGCCACCACGCTGATCCTCGTCACGCACGACGCGCAGCTGGCGGCGCGCTGCGATCGTCGGCTGCGCGTCCGCGACGGCAAACTGTGGGAGGAAGCATGA